Proteins encoded within one genomic window of Rhododendron vialii isolate Sample 1 chromosome 1a, ASM3025357v1:
- the LOC131333540 gene encoding crocetin glucosyltransferase, chloroplastic-like, whose product MDHIHILLVTFPGQGLINPSLQFAKRLVRMGIKVTFVTSFSALNRMTKTIPTPEGLTIAGFSDGYNVEPVGHERGHFMAELRRLGSKAITELIIESADKGQPFSRVVYTTLVPWVGEVTRKLHFPSTFLWVQPAMILDIYYFYFNGYGDAIRNNCKDLSWSIELPGLPQLSIVDLPSFVIPSDAANISLLLQKQHIEILAEEKNPTVLINSFDALEPEALRAVEKFNMVAIGPLIPSAFLDEKEPSDTSFGGDIFENSSGCIEWLNSKEGGSVVYVAFGSICLLSQQQMEEIAHGLQESHRPFLWVIKATTSGEKEEDKLSCKEELEQLGMIVPWCSQVEVLSHPSLGCFVSHCGWNSSLESLVSGVPVVAFPLWSDQGTNAKLIKDVWQTGVRVTANKEGLVEGEEIKRCIEIVMGGGDRAQEMRRNARKWRDLARVAAKEGGSSDTNLKNFLNEV is encoded by the coding sequence ATGGACCACATTCACATCCTCCTTGTAACATTTCCAGGCCAAGGCCTTATCAACCCTTCACTCCAATTTGCCAAGCGCCTTGTGAGGATGGGCATTAAGGTCACCTTCGTGACATCCTTCAGTGCCCTCAATCGCATGACCAAAACCATCCCCACTCCAGAAGGCCTAACCATTGCAGGCTTCTCCGATGGCTACAACGTTGAACCAGTTGGTCATGAACGCGGACACTTCATGGCCGAGTTGAGGAGACTTGGGTCGAAAGCAATCACTGAGCTCATCATTGAGAGCGCAGACAAAGGCCAGCCTTTTTCCCGCGTCGTCTACACAACCCTTGTGCCATGGGTGGGTGAAGTGACTCGTAAACTTCACTTCCCATCGACATTTCTTTGGGTTCAACCAGCCATGATTTTGGATATATATTACTTTTACTTCAATGGTTATGGCGATGCTATTAGAAACAATTGCAAAGATTTGTCATGGTCCATTGAGTTACCCGGATTGCCACAACTTAGTATCGTTGACCTTCCTTCCTTCGTAATCCCTTCAGATGCCGCCAATATTTCACTTCTGCTGCAAAAACAGCACATAGAGATACTTGCTGAAGAAAAAAATCCTACAGTCCTCATAAACTCCTTCGACGCATTGGAGCCTGAAGCCCTTCGAGCTGTCGAGAAGTTCAACATGGTCGCTATTGGACCCTTAATTCCATCTGCTTTCTTGGACGAGAAGGAACCATCTGACACTTCATTTGGGggtgatatttttgaaaactcgAGTGGTTGTATTGAATGGTTGAACTCAAAGGAGGGTGGTTCTGTGGTGTATGTAGCATTTGGAAGCATATGCTTGTTATCacaacaacaaatggaggagaTTGCCCATGGGTTGCAGGAAAGCCATAGACCGTTCTTATGGGTGATAAAAGCGACAACAAGTGGTGAGAAGGAAGAAGATAAGCTTAGCTGCAAAGAGGAATTGGAACAACTAGGGATGATAGTGCCATGGTGCTCCCAAGTGGAGGTTCTTTCACACCCATCGTTGGGATGTTTCGTGAGTCACTGTGGTTGGAATTCTTCATTGGAGAGTTTGGTTTCTGGAGTCCCGGTGGTGGCTTTTCCACTGTGGAGTGATCAAGGAACAAACGCGAAGCTTATCAAAGACGTTTGGCAGACAGGGGTGAGGGTGACTGCGAACAAAGAGGGACTAGTTGAAGGTGAGGAGATTAAGAGGTGCATAGAGATTGTTATGGGAGGTGGAGATAGAGCTCAAGAAATGCGAAGGAATGCTAGGAAATGGAGAGATTTGGCAAGGGTAGCTGCTAAGGAAGGTGGATCCTCGGACACGAATCTTAAGAATTTTCTCAACGAGGTTTGA